ACAGAAAGACAAATCCAACCAGCAAAGAACACAAAACTATTACATGTTAAGTATCTGATCACCAGTTTAGATTTACCTTTTGCTGCAGATGAGTATTATGTACATGTATTTTCCATTACTGGAACATGTCAGAATTCTTAAGCTGTGtctttttctaattttattatAGTAAATATGAGTAAGATGTGTATGAATTAGTGTTGTATTTATGCTGTATATATGTGATGTTTGGTAGAGtaataatatttcaaataatgcCAAAAAGAGCCAAAAGCTGTTGTCATTTGACTTGTAACCTGAACCTCTAGTTCTGCTATACCTATTCAAAAGAAACTACTGATAAAGTAAAAACTAAGtaatgaatgtttttctgtctaaatCTTGATCTTTAGCAGCAGCTCACTAAAGAACAGAGAAAACcgccatttatttttaatgggcaatttcatttaatttgggAAAACTAACCCctgcttttcttattttaattcatatttttgttgttatttctgttgtgtgttcATCTTATCCTGTACTGTCCTGCTAAATAAAGCTTTTCcaattttaatttatatatatggCAAAGGACATGAGTATGAAGGGCCATAGGAGAGAAACAACCACGGGCACAAAGTCctttcaataaatatttaaacGAAATATGTCTAGTATTTGCAAAATAAGATCTACAATGGCGAAATTATGATACCCACTCCGGATACAGTAGGGGGCAGCGTACATCTTCACGGTGGTTTGTAGGCTGCCATTAAAGTAGAAGAAGAACCTCAGCAGCTTTTAGCATTTGCTAGCTCTAGATGCAAACACTGACTCGGGCATTTTTATGTAACTTAACTGTCCCTAAACTTTGTGACACGTTTTACTCTCACAGACAAGTCCAAGACAGACGCATGGACAAGAAGATGCAGGCCGCTAAGTGAATCTTGTGgtgagtaaataaaaatattgtcgGCTGTTCATGTCTAACAGCTAATCGAGCCAGAAGCTAACAGGATGTTTCTCTAGTTAATTAACGTTAGTCATTTTAATAATTAGCGcctgaaaacaaaactgcagcTCTACATGTCAAACGAAAAGCAGTGTTGGTTTGCTAGTAGCCGGTTTGTTGAGCCAATGCCTCTTAAGCAGAGAAGCAACTTTCAAACtatcttgtattttttatttgtaatagaAAGATTCAAATTTTGCTGCTTCCACGATGAAGAAACGTTTTTACCTTTTTGTAGTTTTctaaatgtttcattattaaattaatagtttcttaaaataataatcGCAAGAGAAAAGTACTTGGACATTACTTACAGCTGTGATTGCTAAATAAcgaatatatataaaatatgagaGTGATTTAAACTGAGAAGTCTAGCAGTTTCGATCTTGTGTAacaatattatataattatataacaatatatatCTATGTTTGCCCACCGCAGCATCATTTTTCGTAATGGCAGGGATATTcccaaaaacactaaaactggAGACAGCTCTGAGACATGTGAGACTTCATAGCATCATCTCATTTACAAGAAGACTTTCACCTGTGGCCCTTGGTAGTTCATTTCTACCAAACAGTTCATTGCAGTTTGGAGCCGGAGCTCGAAAACTCCATGCTGAGGGGAATGGACCCAAGTCgtcccctgctgcagctccagacAGGCTACCTTTCTCCAGAGTAACTCAGGAAGATTTGGCCTTCTTTAAGAAGATCCTACCAGGTAGAACCATCACTGATCCAGACCTGCTGGAGTCAAGTAATGTGGACTGGCTCAAGTCAGTGAAAGGTGATGTTCAGAACTAACCTCAGCTTAGTCCACCTTGCATTTTGTTATTGCAattgaatttacatttacacattttctgctgcaggttcCAGTGAGGTAATGTTGAGACCTCAAACAACAGAAGATGTTTCTCAAATTCTCAGGTAAAGATGAAGGGATAAAGGCTGGATACACACACAAGACTCATATAAGGTACTGAAGTTGTTCTGTTTCCTCTTCTGTAGTTACTGTAACAGCCGTAACCTAGCAGTGAACCCACAAGGAGGCAACACTGGACTGACTGGGGGTAGTGTCCCTGTCTATGATGAGATAATCCTCTCTACTGCCCTGATGAATAAGATCCTTGCCTTTGATAGTATCTCTGGTAATTTTTTGAATACAGATATTTTTaccaaattaaatgttttattttataaatagaGTTATGCATTTACAGCATTcggtttcctgtttctgtctgtcaggtATTCTGACTTGCCAGGCAGGTTGTGTTTTGGAAAACCTGTCCCTCTACTTGGAGAAGAGAGACCATATTATGCCATTGGATCTTGGAGCAAAAGGCAGCTGCCAAATTGGGGGTAACGTGGCAACAAATGCAGGTGGGCTCCGGCTGCTGCGATACGGCTCCTTACATGGGACTGTGCTGGGACTGGAAGTGGTAAATTGCAAGAATAAATGATagatttttgattattttgtaGTCATTCAAAAAAGATCAGTTTACCAAACctttatgcatttgtttccaTGTGCTGAATCAGTCCGACAGACTTGTGATGCCAGAATATAGGTTATAATTTGGAAGCGGTTCAGTTAAAGagtgatttatttcttttcactcTTAAGTTGAAGGTTTTTAATTTACAGTCCAGAAGAAATATATAGATATTAAAATgtctaaattaaaaatataaataatattattttgttgttattactTTGCTCATCCTGTGACCTGTTATTTTGGGGGTTTAGAGTCAGACAGCAAGAAGTATAAACTCCAGAGTTTCTGGTGTGGTTCTGATGTTTAGGGATGGAATCACTGATTTAAGGCTTATGTTTATACACTGTACAGGTTTTGGCAGATGGGCGAGTGCTGGATTGCTTAACCACGCTGCGGAAAGATAACACTGGATACGACCTCAAACAGCTGTTTATAGGGTCAGAGGGAACACTGGGGGTCATTACAGCAGTGTCCATTCTTTGTCCACGGAGACCCACATCTGTTAATGTGGTTTTCCTAGGTATTATTTCCTATTTCAGATCTGTATGAGTTTGGTCTTACATTTTAGCAGTTACGTTCTACTAGTTGACcgtttatttgtttctgtttttcattttaggcTGTGAGACTTTTGAGCAGCTGCTGAAGACATTTCAGCTCTGCAGAGGCATGCTGGGAGAAATTCTGTCAGCCTTTGAGTTTTTGGATAGTGAGTGTATGAGACTGCTGAATACACACCTCAGACTGCCCAATCCCATCTCTGGTAGGCACGCTGACATAATCAGTTTATCACACTTTATTAACCTGCGGTATTTAGCAATTAAAAGCCTTATAACACCATTTAATGTagttgtaatcactggtgtaacGGGTTGTGTTGGGAGGAATAAGATGTATTTGTTAATACTTCAGAACCTATGGTATGTACTTAATTAATCaatgtaatatataaatataatacagtTAAACCTGTCTTattactctttaaaaaaaaaaaaaagtaacaccTAGACATTTCCCTCTGTTCTGCAGATTGTCCTTTCTACGTTGTCATAGAAACATCCGGTTCAGACCCGTCACATGACGGGGAGAAACTCCACAACTTCCTAGAGGAGGCGATGGCATGTTCATTGGTTAACGATGGGACTGTGGCAactgaagagacaaaaataaaggtACTGTCTAATCTTAATCTGATATTTAGATTTTCCTTGTTATTTAACAAATCTCTGACAAAGACCAAAAGCAAATTGGCTGTTGGTTATAGTGACTCAGACACTGATATGACACAGTGAGTTGCTTTATCAAACATGGAACACAGAAGCAGGCAATAAAAGACATGTAAAGCTATAACATGAAATGTTAACGAGTGTTAATGgaatattaatgttaatatcAGTATAGAGCAATAAAGACGGCATTGTGCTGCAATTTTATATATTGGCATAATTACAAACAGTAATGTAGGAGCCAGTGATGCCTTTTCATGTTACCTGTCTGCTTGTATGAAGGCTCTGTGGTCAATGCGTGAACGTGTCACTGAGGCGCTGACTCATGATGGCTTCACCTACAAGTATGACATCTCACTTCCAGTGGAGAGGATCTACCAGCTGGTGACAGACATGAGGGAGCGCCTGGGGGACCGGGCCAAGAGTGTGGTGGGCTACGGACACATAGGTAGGACCAGAAGGCGGACAGACATGAAGTCCGTATATCAGTAGGGAAATACTGTGATGTGATTTCTTGGTATCTCCTTGATTATTATACCAACAATATCTGTATTCTGAAATAATAAGTATTGCTTTATATAAAATACTAagattacatttcattttaatcaaacTTTCATCTTTCACACCCCATATTTTTCCATCTCACCCCTAAGGTGATGGTAATCTTCATTTAAACATCACCTCTCCTGCCAAAGACCCTGCTCTCCTTGCTGCCATCGAGCCGTTTGTCTATGAGTGGACAGCCAGCTGTCAGGGCAGCATCAGTGCTGAGCATGGGCTGGGCCTGAAGAAAAGGAACTACATTTACTACAGTAAAAACCCCCAGACTGTGGCACTGATGGGTAACATCAAGGCTATGCTGGACCCCAAAGGCATTCTCAACCCATACAAGACATTACCAGATAACCTAAAATGACCCAGTGTCTCACTGCTGTGATTTAGGTGGGAATGTTTATAGACGATATGCACGAGCTGTTTTATCTACTTGATTCaaacatgtttggtttttttttttttgttttttttggttgtgcCTGCACTTTCCTGTGATATATTTCTCATACATTTATTGTAGAGCCAAAGATTTTGCACTAGAAATGTCCTTCACTAGGCAACCTGGAAATACCAAGTGACATCTGCAACTTATACATGCCACAACTTCAAGAGgcagtttcagttttcatatGTGTGAAACATTACTTTCAGAATGACAAGCACTTCAACACACTGTTATCGTTGTACTGTTTCAGTGTCTCCATCTATATTCAAAAATTACAAGTGAAGGATGATTACACACCAGGCAAGAgtgcagtaaatgttttattagatatattttaaaaaaaaaaaaaaaaaaggaaaagcaacttttgttcttttttttttgtttgtttttttccaaaacaaacccAGCATTTGTGAACAAATTAATTTGTAACCACACACTTAGGCAattgtatgttttaaaatgaatcttTGTTTGCAAATAAAGATGAgtgtgttttcctttattcAGGACACCCGTACAATGTGGCAAGATTTCACGTCCGTAATCTGTAGCCAAAGATGAACATCGCactcaaatcaaaacaaaatttgGAAAAGAGATGGATCTGTGGTGCTTATGACCAATACCTACATCCAGAGCTCAAAGAAAATGAGAGGTTAGTCTCCTTGAattaacaaaatgtatttttctgagtaTCTGGCACTTAACAGCacaggggaggaaaaaaaagcacattctTGTATTAAATGTAGCTTTTTGGAGGGATAAAAACCATTTAGTGTGTGGGGCAGCATTTACGTAAAAGCAGAGCAGCTCTGTTCAACAAATATAGACCTGTTAGGAAGTCCTATTATACCTTTAGCAGTGATTCAGTTGATACTTTCTGTAGTCTTATAATATATTACATAGATATGGAATTTTAAAAGAGCAtatacaaaaaaagtaaaatgtaacaGTACTAAAAAAAGAATgtccttttttcttctgtgactTTATATGCCAAATCTACACAAAACAagatttttgttaattttgGTGTATGGACCTCTTGTTTTCCTTGACCTCTCGgatagatgtgtttttttttttttttttttttttaaacattgtagTGTCCATGTGAATGAAAGGCCTCTGTCAGCTTCTACTCTAAAGCTTTTCAACTGGTACGCAATGTAAGAAATGGACAAAATACATAGCCCTCATTTTGTGCAAAAATTCAAACCAAGGAGGGAAATTTGTCTGTAATAGACTAATTTTGAAAGCCACCACCTCTGATTAGGTTAGTAGGACAGCTGAAGCTTCATTTGAAACTCAGATAAGCTTTGGAGTGAATTTTTGCATAAAACTGAGgcctgtgtatttttttttttttttcttcttctttgggtGAAACCCTGCAGGGTTGCTGTGGAGAGTGGGAAAAGTCATGACTAACACCTATCCTGACATTGATAAAGGCATGTCAATATTGTTTTTAGACCAACTTGAAAAATCCCAAAGTATTCTTTTAAAACCTTGGCTTTACTTCAAACAAGTCCTCCTT
The nucleotide sequence above comes from Mastacembelus armatus chromosome 22, fMasArm1.2, whole genome shotgun sequence. Encoded proteins:
- the d2hgdh gene encoding D-2-hydroxyglutarate dehydrogenase, mitochondrial, yielding MAGIFPKTLKLETALRHVRLHSIISFTRRLSPVALGSSFLPNSSLQFGAGARKLHAEGNGPKSSPAAAPDRLPFSRVTQEDLAFFKKILPGRTITDPDLLESSNVDWLKSVKGSSEVMLRPQTTEDVSQILSYCNSRNLAVNPQGGNTGLTGGSVPVYDEIILSTALMNKILAFDSISGILTCQAGCVLENLSLYLEKRDHIMPLDLGAKGSCQIGGNVATNAGGLRLLRYGSLHGTVLGLEVVLADGRVLDCLTTLRKDNTGYDLKQLFIGSEGTLGVITAVSILCPRRPTSVNVVFLGCETFEQLLKTFQLCRGMLGEILSAFEFLDSECMRLLNTHLRLPNPISDCPFYVVIETSGSDPSHDGEKLHNFLEEAMACSLVNDGTVATEETKIKALWSMRERVTEALTHDGFTYKYDISLPVERIYQLVTDMRERLGDRAKSVVGYGHIGDGNLHLNITSPAKDPALLAAIEPFVYEWTASCQGSISAEHGLGLKKRNYIYYSKNPQTVALMGNIKAMLDPKGILNPYKTLPDNLK